The Gracilibacillus caseinilyticus genome segment GAGCGAGAAGATGGGGTTTCGACTTTTCGTAATTGAATCTGTCTGGGCGGCAAAGAATGATGATTAGACAATAATATCATCTCCTCCGCCTCTGGCGATGACAATTTCGCCAACTTCCTCCAGACGTCTGATCACGGCAACAATTCGCGATTGTGATTCTTCTACATCACGTAATCGTACTGGTCCCATGAATTCCATCTCTTCTTTAAACGTTTCAACCATACGAGTAGACATGTTACTGAAGACAACTTCCTTCACTTCATCACTTGCCACTTTAAGCGATAAGCGCAGGTCATCGTTTTCGACTTCACGTATTACTCGCTGGATTGCTCTATTATCCAATGTTACGATATCTTCAAATACAAACATCCTTTTCTTAATCTCATCCGCTAACTCAGGATCATCAATTTCCAATGTATCCAAAATGGTCCGTTCCGTACTACGATCGACACCATTTAACACTTCCACTACGGATTGAATACCACCAGTCTGTGTATAATCCTGTGATACAGTAGTAGACAATTTACGCTCCAAAATTTGTTCGACTTCTGCAATAATTTCTGGAGAAGTTGAGTCCATTACCGCAATTCGTTTCGCAATATCTGCTTGCATCTCTTGTGGTAACTCTGACAAAATTTGGGCAGACTGTTCCGCATCCAAATACGATAGAACAAGTGCGATCGTTTGTGGATGCTCGTTTTGAATAAAATTAATAATTTGTCCCGGCTCTGCTTTTCTGGCAAAATCAAATGGTTTCACTTGCAAAGAGGAGGTTAAACGTTTGATGATATCATCCGCTTTATCCTCTCCTAACGCTTTTTCTAAAACAGTCTTTGCGTAACTAATACCACCTTGGGAAATATAGTCCTGCGCCATCGCTATTTCGTGAAATTGTTCGAGTATTTCTTCCTTTTGATTCCCATCCACTTTCTTTACAGACGAAATTTCCAACGTTAGCTTTTCGATTTCTTCTGGCGTTAGATGTTTATAGACTTGAGCAGAAACATCAGGACCTAAAGAGATTAATAAAATAGCTGCTTTTTGTTTGCCTGTTAATGTTTGTCTTTTTGCCATCTTAACTAACCTCCTTTAATCCTCGGAAATCCAGCTTCGCAACAGTTTGGCAAAATCTTCAGGTTTATCTGCTGCATATTTCTCTAACTGTTTCCGTCTGATAGTATTGTCGGAATCCTCAGCTTGCGTAATTGGCGGGATCTCCTGATCCTCATAAGTCGTCGTTTCCATTTCTTCTACAATATCATTTTCTGCTCGATTTCTCCGAAGCATCCAAATAAGGACGATAATCGCTAAGATTAACAAACCTCCTACAATATAAACCCACATCGGTATCGCTGTCGTAACAGTAGGAGTCGATAACGTATCCGTTCCCTCAAATGGTTGAAAAACGATCGAGACCTTTTCATTTGGCGTCACTTCACCATAAGATTTATCAATCGATGTGGCGATAATAGAATCCAATATAGAAGCGACACTCTCTTCAACATTTGCCTGCTCTTGAGCAGAAAGTAGTTCTGTTTCACCGTTTTCATTCAACCTTGAGTTATCGATCGCAACCTGAATACCTAAATCCCTGACTTTATAAGGGCTTTCGACGATATCTTTTTTGATCCGGTTAAATTCATTGTTAACGGATTCCTTCACCAATTCGTAATCGCCGACATTCCCTTCAGTATCAGCTGGATAATTGGCAATCTCACCATCTTCTACCCCAGCAGCACTGTCTTCAGGCTGGGCACCAGTGAATGACTCCGTTATCGTTTCGACACTGACAGGTAACGTATCATTCTCTTCGTCAACTGGTTCAACTATCTCTTCTACTCTTTGCTCTTGTGTAAAATCAATATCCGTAGAAACAGATATAGCTACTTTGTTCATCCCAATCATAGATCCTAGCATTTTCTTAACATTACGCTCGATGTCTGATTCAATGTCTGACTTAATTTGCTGTTGCGATGTATATGTATTGCTATTATCAAATGAATTTTCATTATTCAAATCAAAATACTCAAAATGTTGGTTCATAATGACGATATTATCATTAGAAAGGTTCGGTACTGATTTTGATACTAAATTATATAATGCATTAATCTCACTTGGTTCGAATTGATAGCCAGCAGCTGTCTGGATTACAATCGATGCAGAGGAAGCTTCCTGCTGATCGCTGATAAACACCGGATCTTCAGGAATATTTAATTTGACTTCCGCACCATCTATCCCTTCTATCTGCATGATTAAATTAGCTAATTCCGTTTGCATAGCGTCGAGTTTCATTACTTCAAATTCATTATCCGTAACACCAAACGAACTATTCTCTGCAAAAAAAGAATAGTCTATGCTGCCGCTATCCGGTATCCCTTGTGCAGCAAGTTCTACTAGCAGTGAATCTGCCATTGCCTCTGGAACTTGCACACCTGTTCCGGATTCAGTAATCTCATAGCTTACATTACGAGCATCCAATTCTTCGGTAATTTGACCGACTTCCTGCAGTGACAAATCACTGTATAACGGTACCATGCCGTTTTGAGAAGAAGTCCAGAACGCAGCTATAATAATAGCCGCTAACAACAAACCGATTACACCAAAAAGTAGCCCTTTTTGTTTTTTGGATATGGAACTGTAAAAGCTAGCCGCTTTTTCCTTGTATTGCTTCAATTTCTCGTTCATTTTTTGCCCCCAAAAATCATTACTTGCATACTACTATTTGTTAGACTTGCATTCTCATCACTTCGTTGTATGCATCGACTACTTTTTTCTGAACTTGTACGCCTGTTTGCAACATAATACTCGCTTTTTGTGCGGTAATCATTACATCATGCAAATCGTCAATTTCACCATTTGCCAGTGCTTGTGTCTTTTTGTCAGATTCGACCTGCGCTTGATTAATACTCTCTACTGCTTGTTTTAAATTATCCGCAAAATTTTGTTGTGACTGACCAACTGTTTGGGTTGGTAGTGCTGTTGTTTGAATGTTGTTAGATTGGATATTTTCTAATGAATAGATATTCATTCTTTTCACTCCCACCCATTATTATTTACCTATTTCCAGCGCCTTCATCAGCATGGTTTTGGATGCGTTAAGCGCTGTGACATTTGCCTCATAAGATCTAGTAGCACTCATCATGTCAACCATTTCTTGCAAAGGATCAACATTAGGTATTTCGACATACCCTTCTTCATTCGCATCAGGATGATTCGGATTATATACTAGCTGAAAAGGCTCATCGTCTTCTACAATATCTGATACCTTCACTCCGTTCCCAGCACTGCTTGATCCCGTAGTCGCCTGGTTGAGTACAGAAGAAAAGCTTTGTCCCTTTGAACCGAAAACCGTCATTTTTCTTCGATATGGTTCATATTCACCATTTTCATTCATGGTAGCCCTTGTCGTATCTGCATTAGCAATATTGGAGGAGATCGTGTCCATACGAAGACGTTGAGCAGTTAAACCACTCCCACTTGTATTAATTGCATTAAAAATTGACATTGTTAATTTCCTCCCCTAATGACGCTCTGCAGACTGGAAAACTTCCCATTAATCCGATCGACTAGTGCCTGATAATAAATTTGATTTTTTGCCAAGTCTGTCATCTCTTTATCCACATCAACATTATTGCCGTTGTGGTTATATGTAGAACTCGTATTTGTTGTGACTCGAACAGCAGATGATTCTGTCGAAAAATCAAGATGTCTTGCATCCGTTCTGGACGTTTTAAACCCTTTAGACAACTCGTCGTTAAGAATATTATTGAATTGCACACTTTTTGCTTTGTAGTTTGGAGTATCGACATTAGCGATATTATTGGCTATGGTCTGGTTTTTTACTGAAGCATACTGCAACGAATTTTCTAATGATTGGATCGTTCCTCCAAATAAAGACATAAAAAATCCTCCACTTTTTTTAATATAAACCGTCATAAAATTGAATTTCCTATCGAATATTGTAAAATAATTTCGATGAAGTGTCTATGACTTATCGTCATATTCTGACTAAAGTAGTGCAAGTTTTTTAAAAAAATAGGTCAAAAGAATTATTAATGTTTTTGTAGTTTTAGCGAAAACCTAATTCATTGTGACCTTTGAATCATTCATGATTAGTAATAAAATAACAAAAAATTCACAAAAAAAGTTCCTCACAACAAAATGTGAGGAACTTTTTCCTTATATTGATCCTTAAAAAGATTACAAATTAACCATGCACACTTACATTTATCACCAGTACAACTAACAACTTATATATGATAATGCTTTAACTCTCGTAAGAACTTATCATTCAACACTTTAATATAAGTACCTTTCATCCCTAACGATCTTGATTCAATAACACCTGCACTCTCTAACTTACGCAGTGCATTAACAATAACTGAACGTGTAATACCGACTCTGTCCGCTATTTTACTAGCAACCAGTAGTCCTTCAATACCATTTAACTCTTCAAAGATGTGCTCAATTGCTTCTAATTCACTATATGAAAGTGAGCTGATTGCCATTTGTACGACAGCTTTACTACGAGCTTCTTCTTCAATTTCTTCTGTTTTTTCGTGAAGGATTTCCATTCCGACTACCGTTGCACCATATTCTGCTAAAATCAAATCATCATCATTAAAACTATCTGACAAACGACTTAAAATCAATGTACCTAAGCGTTGTCCACCACCAATAATTGGTACAATAGTTGTTAAACCATTCTGAAACAAATCACGGTTCTCTACAGGGAATGCCGTATATTCACTTTCGATATCCAAATTTGTAGTGGTAGCTGTGATATTAAATAAATTATCGGTATACGTTTCTGGAAATTGTCGTTCCTCCAGCATTTTCTTCATTCGTTCATTTTCTATTTGCTGGTTGATCGCAAATCCTAATAATTTTCCTTTTCGACTGACAATAAAAATATTCGCTCCAATTACATCACGTAATGTTTTGGACATGTCTGAAAAGTCAACGGATTTCCCCTTTGTCTTTTGAAGCATGGCATTAATTTTCCTCGTTTTATCTAATAGTTCCATATTATTTCACCATCCATTTTTTATAAAATAAATTGACTTAAATCTTTGTTCGTTGCGATTGTTTTTAATTTCTCATTTACATAGTTTTCTGTAATTTCTACATTTCCTATACCAATGTCAGATGCTTCATAGGATAATTCCTCTAATAACTTCTCTAAAATAGTGTGTAATCTTCTTGCACCGATATTATCCGTTTCCTGATTCACCTGATAAGCTATCTCTGCCAAGCGATTGATGGCTTCCTCTGTAAAGGTAATCGTAATGCCTTCTGTCTCCAGCAATGCTTTATATTGCTTTATTAACGCATTTGAAGGTTCTTCCAGTATTCGTTTGAAATCAGCTACAGTCAATTTCTCGAATTCAACCCGAATCGGAAAACGCCCCTGTAACTCCGGTATCAAATCAGAAGGCTTTGCCATATGAAAGGCACCTGCTGCAATGAAAAGCATGTGATCTGTTTTAACCGGTCCATACTTCGTAACAATGGATGAACCTTCTACGATCGGCAGAATGTCACGTTGTACCCCTTCCCGAGAGACATTGGCTGATTGCTCTTGCTTCACTGCAATCTTGTCCATTTCGTCAATGAAAATGATACCGGTTTGTTCGGCTCGTTCAACCGCTTGCTGTGTCACGTAATCCATATCAATTAACTTCTGAGCTTCCTGTTGTGTTAATACTTTTCTAGCATCCTTTACTGCTAATGTACGTTTCTTTTTCTTTTTAGGAAATAGCTGGCCAAAAGCATCTTGCATGTTCATGCCCATTTGTTCCATCCCTGATCCTTGCAGCATATCAAACATATTAGCTGACTGTTCCTCGACTTCAATGGTTACCATGCGATCTTCTAATTCACCTAATTCCAACATTTTTTTCGTCTGCTGCCGTTGTTGTCTAATACTGTTGTCGGCTTCCAAGGAGTTACCATTATCTTCTTGCTGTTCCTCATCTTGATTCGCATTCATAAAGAAGTCAAAAGGATTTTTTGAATTATTTGATTTCTTTTTCGACGGAACGAGCAATTCTACAATTCGTTTATTAGCTTGCTTCTCCGCTTTATCCTGTACTTCAGCCATTGCTTCTTCCTTTACCATTCGAACAGCCGTCTCGACAAGATCCCGTACCATTGATTCCACGTCACGGCCAACATAACCGACCTCTGTATATTTGGTTGCTTCAATTTTAATAAATGGGGCTCCAACTAATCTTGCTAATCTTCTTGCTACTTCTGTTTTTCCGACTCCCGTTGGACCAATCATTAAAATATTTTTCGGTACTATTTCATGACGTAATTCCTCAGGCAGCTGCATTCGTCGATATCGATTCCGCAAAGCAACCGCTACTGCTTTTTTGGCATCTGTCTGGCCAATTATGTATTCATTTAATTTTTCCACAATTTGTTTTGGTGTAAAGTCGATGGACATATCCTTCACCCTTTCTTATTCCAGTTCTTCGAGAATTAACTGATCATTTGTAAACACACAAATCTCGCCTGCAATTTCCAGTGACGCACGAGCGATATCTTTCGCTTCCATATTAGATGCATGTTGTTTCAAAGCTCTTCCGGCACTAAGTGCATAATGTCCGCCAGAACCGATCGCCAGAATTCCATCATCTGGTTCAATAACTTCGCCTGTACCCGATACAAGTAATAATTCATCTTTGTTCATTACAATCAGCATCGCTTCAAGCTTTCTTAAGTATTTATCATTGCGCCAGTCTTTCGCCAATTCTACTGCTGCTCGTGATAGATTACCATCGTGTGTTTCTAATTTGGTCTCGAAGCTTTCAAAAAGCGTAAATGCATCAGCTACTGAACCAGCAAAACCCGCCAAAACTTGGTCACGATACAACCGTCTTACTTTTTTTGCTGTGTGCTTCATCACAACCTGGTTGCCAAATGTAACCTGACCATCGCCACACATCGCGGACTTGCCATTGTGCTGGATAGCAAATATGGTTGTTGCATGAAAAGTACCCATCTCCATTCCTCCTATCGTTTAGCTCGTGGATGAGCATCCCTGTATACGTTATTTAAGCGGTCCTTTGAGACGTGTGTATAGATTTGTGTAGAAGATAAGTGAGCATGTCCTAAAAGCTCTTGTACCGCCCTTAAATCCGCTCCATTATCAAGCAGATGAGTAGCAAAGCTGTGTCTCAACTTATGTGGATGAATATGTAATGTCATAGCGGACTCCTCCACCAACCTATTCATAATCATACGGATACCTCTTGTTGTTAACGGATTACCACGTGCATTTAGAAAAAGATAATTACCTGGCTGACTTTTTTGTGATATCAGTTGATCACGACTTTCTAATATATAGGTTTGAATCGCTCGCTGTGCAAAACCTCCTAAAGGGACATATCTTTCCTTGTTCCCTTTTCCTTGCACAAAAATCGTCTGTAATTCGAAATCAATATCTTCTATCCGAATCTTTACACATTCACTAACTCGGATACCTGTTCCGTACAACAATTCCAATATCGCCATATTTCGTTGTCCTAACGCAGTCGTTGTATCAATCGACTCAAACAAAACATCGATCTCTTCCAGATACATAAACTCAGGAATAGTATAGTCACGTTTAGGCAATTGCAAATGTACAAACGGATTTTCTTTAACGATTTGCTCTCTGACTAAAAATTTATAAAAGGAACGTAAGGAAGAAATATATCTGTTAACCGACCTTTTGGACAAATCGCGTGCATATAATGTGGTTAAAAAAGTACGAATCACACCATAATCTACTTCATGTAAAGAGATCAGACCCTGCTCTTTTAAAAATGTAAAAAAGACGGATATATCCTGTTCATAAGCTTCTATCGTTAATTTGGTTGCATTTTTTTCGATTTTTAAATAATCAACATATAATAACCAGCTTTTATAAAAATTCATAGATCACCTCTAAATGCGTTAAAATATTAACACAATAGCATAGAGTCTGCAATTATGTTTGCAAAATTGTCACTACTTTCTTCATTATTACATGGTTTCCCTTGTTGACAGTGCTTTAAACCATTACATAGTGACCCTTTCTTTCATCTTAACATTAAATGGTTCCTTATAGAAAAGAAAAAGTGAAGCTTACTATATTTCAAGCAAGCTCCACTCTTGTCAGCCTTGTTCTTCCTCTTTATAATCACATGAGGAACATTGAACCTGTACTTTTTTCTTCGATCTCTTCTCAACTAACATTTGATCACATTTTGGACAACTTCTGCCTACTGGCTTATCCCAGGAGAGGAAATCACAATCCGGATAGTTATCACAGCCGTAGAAGATTCTTCTTTTCTTCGATTTTCTCTCTACGATGTTTCCATCTTTACATTTCGGGCAATCCACACCGATTTCTTTTAAGATAGGCTTGGTGTTACGACAGTCCGGGAAGTTCGAGCAAGCAAGGAACTTTCCGTATCTTCCCATTTTATAAACCATCTCATGCCCACATTTCTCGCAATCAATGCCAGCTGGTTCATCACGAATTTCAACTTTTTCCATTTCTTCATCCGCTGTTTCCAGCCGCTTCTTGAAACCTTGATAGAATTGATCGATGATGTTAACCCATTTTGTTTTTCCTTCTTCGATAGCATCCAAATCGCCTTCCATTTTGACAGTGAATGCAACATCGATAATTTCCGGGAAGAATTCTTCCATAATCGTATTGACCATTTCACCAAGTTCTGTCGGAACGAAACGTCGGCTATCCAATGCTACATAACCGCGACGTTGTATGGTATCCAATGTCGGAGCATAAGTCGAAGGACGACCAATGCCTTCCTCTTCCATTGTTTTGACCAATCTTGCTTCCGTATAGCGAGGAGGCGGCTGTGTGAAATGCTGTTGCGGCTTCATTTCATCAGAATTAACTGTTTCGCCCTCTATTAAATCAGGCAGCCATTTATCTTTTTGTTTATTAGGATCATCAGAGCTCTCCGTGTATACCTTCATGAACCCTTTAAATTTAACTTTAGAACCATTCGCTCTGAACTCTACTCCCTGGTTAGTTAAATGGACAGTCATTGTATCCATTACAGCAGGTGCCATTTGGCTGGCGATAAATCGTTCCCAGATTAATTTATAAAGCTTAAATTGATCCCTCGAAAGAATTGTTTTCAATGAATCCGGATCACGTAAAGCATTGGTTGGACGGATTGCCTCATGGGCATCCTGTGCACCTTCTGCATTTTTAGACTTGTTGCTGTAACCATTAAATTCCTTCCCATAGTTACTCGTAATAAAATCCTTAGCCTGTGCTTTCGCCGTATCCGAAACCCGCGTCGAATCTGTACGCATATAGGTAATTAAGCCGGTAATGCCACCTTCACGTTTACCTAAGTCAATTCCTTCATATAATTGCTGAGCAACCATCATCGTCTTCCGAGCTCTGAAATTTAACTTTCTCGCGGCTTCCTGTTGTAAACTGGAAGTAGTAAAAGAAGGAGATGGATTTCGTTTTCTTTCTCTTTTGTTTACTTTTTCAACAAGAAAATCTTTACCTTTAATGGTCTGTAAAATCGCATCCACATCTTCCCTCGAATGCAGTGCTTGTTTTTTACCACCTTGACCGTAAAAGCTTCCTTCGAACTTTTGGCGACCTTTTTTAAAGTTAGACTCTATGCTCCAATACTCTTCAGGCTTAAAGTTTTTAATTTCATTTTCGCGGTCAATAATCATTTTCACAGCAACTGACTGCACACGTCCTGCACTTAGACCTTTTTTAACTTTTTGCCATAATAACGGACTGATATTATAACCAACTAATCTATCTAAAATTCTTCTAGCCTGTTGCGCATCTACTAAATCCATGTTAATGGTTCTAGGATGCTTAAATGATTCTTTTACTGCATCTTTTGTTATTTCATTAAACACTACGCGGCATTTAGAATCCAATTCAATATTTAAACTGTGGGCTAAATGCCAGGCAATAGCTTCCCCTTCACGATCCGGATCGGCTGCCAGAAACACTTGATCTGCTTTTTTAGCAGCTGTTTTTAATTCTTTTAAGACGGGACCTTTCCCTCTAATCGTAATATATTTTGGTTCAAAGTTATCTTCTTCATGTACACCCATTTGACTTTTAGGTAAGTCACGAACATGGCCCATAGATGCTCTTACTTTATATTTTTTCCCTAGATATCTTTCAATTGTTTTGGCTTTTGCCGGTGATTCAACGATTACTAGATATTGTGCCATTATTGTTACACCCTCCCGAGAGGCAAAATCAACTCAGATTGTTTCATTAATTATTTTTTCTTTGTAGAACGAGTTCAAAAAGTTATGATCATGAACTGCAAGTATACTTGTTAATGAAGAAACAAGCCTGTCTAGAAGTTCATAGACATGATTCCCGTTTTTTGAACTTCGTCTTTCAGATATGATAAATCTTCCCTATTATTAAATACTTTGTTAGGGTTTGTCAATCAAAGCAGTAGAAAAAATGTATAAATTTAGTTTATTTATGACTGTATAGCAAGTTGTTTAGCATGCCATTCTTCTAAAATATCCTCACTTTTTTGGACTAATTTAGCGCCGTCTTTGATCAGTTGGTGGCAGCCTGCACTGGTATCAGCAAGAATGTTTCCTGGGACGGCAAACACTTCTTTCCCTTGTTCTAATGCCTGGTCAACTGTTATCAGACTGCCACTCTTTTCTTTTGCTTCGATAACTAGCGTTCCGAAACTAAGACCACTAATGATTCGGTTCCGTTCAGGAAAATAATATTTTTTTGGCGGGTGGTCTGGTGGATATTCTGTCATTACCAGATTCTCTTGAATAAGTTGTTGATATAAATACTGATGTTGCGTTGGATAAATGTGATAAAAACCACTTCCTAATACCGCAATCGTGCGGGAACAATTCGCCAAAGCAGTTTCATGAGCATAGCCATCGATTCCTAGTGCCATGCCGCTCGTAAATAGGAAATTTTCTTGTAACAGAGGGGGCAAAATGATGTTCATTACCGATCGGGCTGTTTGAGAAGGATAACGTGTACCTATTACGCTGAGATTAGGAGAATGACTTAAGATCTCGAGATTTCCTTGTAAGTACAAGACAAATGGTGGATCGGGAATTTCTAATAAATTAGTGGGATAACGTATGTTAAAAATGGTAATGATATGATACTGCTCTGCGAATTGGACAATCTTTTGCTTTATTGCTTGAAGATGTAATTGACTGACAATGGCAGAAGCTTTTTTATCTGGCAGATTGAATATGGTTTTCCAATTTTGCTTGTCCCAATCGTAGAGATGTGTTAATTCGGGGTCTTGCTGGATCACACGTGCTAGAAGTCTTCGATTTGATCCGACAATGTAGTGCAAATGAACTAGCCGCCATTCTTTTTTCTCCATTTACATCCATCCTTTTGGATAGTGAAATAAGCTGAGACATAAATCTCAGCTTATTTTCACTTATTTAGTGTGTTTTACATTTGTCATAGAGACCTTTGTCTTTTAAAACATTGATTAACGTTTCACCCATTACAGATGGTGTTTCGGCCACTTCAATGCCACACGCATTCATTGTTTTGATTTTTTCTTCTGCTGTACCTTTTCCACCAGAAATAATCGCACCGGCATGGCCCATACGTTTTCCAGGAGGCGCAGTTGCACCACCGATAAAGCCTACAACAGGTTTCGTCATATTTGTTTTTACCCATTCAGCTGCTTCTTCTTCCGCAGTACCACCAATTTCACCGATCATCATAACTGCTTCTGTATCCGGGTCTTCGTTAAACGCTTTTAATGAATCAATGAAATTTGTACCGTTAACAGGGTCACCACCAATACCTACAGCCGTAGATTGGCCAAAGCCTTTTTCAGACAACTGATGAACAGCTTCATATGTTAGGGTACCAGAACGGGAAACGACACCAATATGACCTTTTTTATGAATGTAACCTGGCATAATACCAATCTTACATTCTTCAGGAGTAATGACACCCGGACAGTTTGGTCCTACTAATCTTGTTTTCTTACCTTCCATATAACGTTTTACTTTTACCATATCCATGACAGGAATGTGTTCGGTAATACAGATGACAAGATCTAACTCTGCATCCACTGCTTCGATGATCGCATCTGCAGCAAATGGAGCTGGTACATATATTACGGATGCATTCGCACCTGTCTGATCTACAGCTTCTGCAACTGTATTAAATACAGGAACGCCTTCCACTTCTGTACCACCTTTTTTCGGTGTTACCCCACCAACAATTTTTGTTCCATATTCTATCATTTGTTTCGTATGGAAAAGTGCTGTTGAACCTGTAATACCTTGAACAAGCACTTTTGTATCTTTATTGATAAAAACACTCATGTGAATGGATCCTCCCTTTTCCTTTAGATTTAAAGTTATCCTTTATTAACGAGTGCAACAATTTTTTCGGCACCATCAGCCATTGATTCAGCTGGTGTAATATTTAATCCTGAATCCGCTAAGATTTGCTTACCAGCATCAACATTCGTACCTTCTAATCGTACAACTAAAGGAATCGTTAAACCAACTTCCTTCGTAGCTGTCACGACACCTTCTGCAATAACAT includes the following:
- the hslV gene encoding ATP-dependent protease subunit HslV; translated protein: MGTFHATTIFAIQHNGKSAMCGDGQVTFGNQVVMKHTAKKVRRLYRDQVLAGFAGSVADAFTLFESFETKLETHDGNLSRAAVELAKDWRNDKYLRKLEAMLIVMNKDELLLVSGTGEVIEPDDGILAIGSGGHYALSAGRALKQHASNMEAKDIARASLEIAGEICVFTNDQLILEELE
- the codY gene encoding GTP-sensing pleiotropic transcriptional regulator CodY — its product is MELLDKTRKINAMLQKTKGKSVDFSDMSKTLRDVIGANIFIVSRKGKLLGFAINQQIENERMKKMLEERQFPETYTDNLFNITATTTNLDIESEYTAFPVENRDLFQNGLTTIVPIIGGGQRLGTLILSRLSDSFNDDDLILAEYGATVVGMEILHEKTEEIEEEARSKAVVQMAISSLSYSELEAIEHIFEELNGIEGLLVASKIADRVGITRSVIVNALRKLESAGVIESRSLGMKGTYIKVLNDKFLRELKHYHI
- the fliG gene encoding flagellar motor switch protein FliG, encoding MAKRQTLTGKQKAAILLISLGPDVSAQVYKHLTPEEIEKLTLEISSVKKVDGNQKEEILEQFHEIAMAQDYISQGGISYAKTVLEKALGEDKADDIIKRLTSSLQVKPFDFARKAEPGQIINFIQNEHPQTIALVLSYLDAEQSAQILSELPQEMQADIAKRIAVMDSTSPEIIAEVEQILERKLSTTVSQDYTQTGGIQSVVEVLNGVDRSTERTILDTLEIDDPELADEIKKRMFVFEDIVTLDNRAIQRVIREVENDDLRLSLKVASDEVKEVVFSNMSTRMVETFKEEMEFMGPVRLRDVEESQSRIVAVIRRLEEVGEIVIARGGGDDIIV
- the flgC gene encoding flagellar basal body rod protein FlgC, producing MSIFNAINTSGSGLTAQRLRMDTISSNIANADTTRATMNENGEYEPYRRKMTVFGSKGQSFSSVLNQATTGSSSAGNGVKVSDIVEDDEPFQLVYNPNHPDANEEGYVEIPNVDPLQEMVDMMSATRSYEANVTALNASKTMLMKALEIGK
- the fliE gene encoding flagellar hook-basal body complex protein FliE; the encoded protein is MNIYSLENIQSNNIQTTALPTQTVGQSQQNFADNLKQAVESINQAQVESDKKTQALANGEIDDLHDVMITAQKASIMLQTGVQVQKKVVDAYNEVMRMQV
- the xerC gene encoding tyrosine recombinase XerC translates to MNFYKSWLLYVDYLKIEKNATKLTIEAYEQDISVFFTFLKEQGLISLHEVDYGVIRTFLTTLYARDLSKRSVNRYISSLRSFYKFLVREQIVKENPFVHLQLPKRDYTIPEFMYLEEIDVLFESIDTTTALGQRNMAILELLYGTGIRVSECVKIRIEDIDFELQTIFVQGKGNKERYVPLGGFAQRAIQTYILESRDQLISQKSQPGNYLFLNARGNPLTTRGIRMIMNRLVEESAMTLHIHPHKLRHSFATHLLDNGADLRAVQELLGHAHLSSTQIYTHVSKDRLNNVYRDAHPRAKR
- the fliF gene encoding flagellar basal-body MS-ring/collar protein FliF, giving the protein MNEKLKQYKEKAASFYSSISKKQKGLLFGVIGLLLAAIIIAAFWTSSQNGMVPLYSDLSLQEVGQITEELDARNVSYEITESGTGVQVPEAMADSLLVELAAQGIPDSGSIDYSFFAENSSFGVTDNEFEVMKLDAMQTELANLIMQIEGIDGAEVKLNIPEDPVFISDQQEASSASIVIQTAAGYQFEPSEINALYNLVSKSVPNLSNDNIVIMNQHFEYFDLNNENSFDNSNTYTSQQQIKSDIESDIERNVKKMLGSMIGMNKVAISVSTDIDFTQEQRVEEIVEPVDEENDTLPVSVETITESFTGAQPEDSAAGVEDGEIANYPADTEGNVGDYELVKESVNNEFNRIKKDIVESPYKVRDLGIQVAIDNSRLNENGETELLSAQEQANVEESVASILDSIIATSIDKSYGEVTPNEKVSIVFQPFEGTDTLSTPTVTTAIPMWVYIVGGLLILAIIVLIWMLRRNRAENDIVEEMETTTYEDQEIPPITQAEDSDNTIRRKQLEKYAADKPEDFAKLLRSWISED
- the hslU gene encoding HslU--HslV peptidase ATPase subunit; the protein is MSIDFTPKQIVEKLNEYIIGQTDAKKAVAVALRNRYRRMQLPEELRHEIVPKNILMIGPTGVGKTEVARRLARLVGAPFIKIEATKYTEVGYVGRDVESMVRDLVETAVRMVKEEAMAEVQDKAEKQANKRIVELLVPSKKKSNNSKNPFDFFMNANQDEEQQEDNGNSLEADNSIRQQRQQTKKMLELGELEDRMVTIEVEEQSANMFDMLQGSGMEQMGMNMQDAFGQLFPKKKKKRTLAVKDARKVLTQQEAQKLIDMDYVTQQAVERAEQTGIIFIDEMDKIAVKQEQSANVSREGVQRDILPIVEGSSIVTKYGPVKTDHMLFIAAGAFHMAKPSDLIPELQGRFPIRVEFEKLTVADFKRILEEPSNALIKQYKALLETEGITITFTEEAINRLAEIAYQVNQETDNIGARRLHTILEKLLEELSYEASDIGIGNVEITENYVNEKLKTIATNKDLSQFIL
- the flgB gene encoding flagellar basal body rod protein FlgB — translated: MSLFGGTIQSLENSLQYASVKNQTIANNIANVDTPNYKAKSVQFNNILNDELSKGFKTSRTDARHLDFSTESSAVRVTTNTSSTYNHNGNNVDVDKEMTDLAKNQIYYQALVDRINGKFSSLQSVIRGGN